The sequence GCTGCGGGTGTTCGCGGACAAGGACGGGGAGTCCGCGGACTACCTGCCCCCGGTCCTGCCGGGCCGCGCACACGATGCAGTGGTGGAGGACTTTGTCACCGCCGTGCGCGGCGGCGCGAACGTCTGGGCCAACCATGACGGATCCCTGGCGCTGTACCGGGCGCAGGTCATCGACGCGTGCTACCAGTCCGCACGCGAGCAGAGGGAGGTTCGGCTCTGATGGACGGCGAACTGCGGATCCTGGTGTGGAACGAAGGCGTCCACGAAGCCAACAATGAGCCGTCCCACATCGGGGAGATATACCCGGACGGCATCCACGGCGCCATCGCCGCCGGCCTCCGCTCCCACTTTCCGGACGCGGAGATTACGACGGCGGTCCTGGCCACCGGCGCCGACCACGGCCTCAGCGAAGAGGTGCTCGCGGAGACTGACGTGCTGTTGTGGTGGGGCCACATCGCGCACGCCGAGGTGGGGGACGCCGTCGTCGAGCGCGTCCACCGGCACGTGCTGGGCGGGATGGGACTGATCGTGCTGCACTCGGGGCACTTCTCGAAGATCTTCACCAGACTGCTCGGTACCAGCTGCTCCCTTGCCTGGCGGAATGACGGCCAGCGCGAACTGGTGTGGACCGTCAAG comes from Pseudarthrobacter sp. NIBRBAC000502770 and encodes:
- a CDS encoding ThuA domain-containing protein — its product is MDGELRILVWNEGVHEANNEPSHIGEIYPDGIHGAIAAGLRSHFPDAEITTAVLATGADHGLSEEVLAETDVLLWWGHIAHAEVGDAVVERVHRHVLGGMGLIVLHSGHFSKIFTRLLGTSCSLAWRNDGQRELVWTVKPSHPIADGVDSPIVIPEQEMYGELFDIPDPDDLIFISSFAGGEVFRSGVTFTRGKGRIFYFSPGDQEYPVYHHPQVQRVLANGVRWAAQPDVDRSAPAVTNPAREWFDGAKQH